The DNA segment ATAGGCTCAGGCTCAGGGTGGGAGAACAGGATTTTGTGCTGCATGACCGTCGACTAAGCCCGGTTCATCCACTGCCAGGCATGGCGGATGGTTTCAATGATGCCGGTATAATGCGGTTCCCAACCCAATTTTTCCCGAGCCAATGCACGATCAGCCACCAGACGGGGTGGATCCCCGGCACGACGGATACCAAGATTCGGCTCAATGGCTGCACCCGTAACTTCGCGCGCGGCCTCAATGATTTCCTGCACTGAATTCCCGGTACCGGTGCCGAGATTGATGGCGACCGAATCGTTCCCGGCCAGATAATCGAGGGCGCGGATATGCGCGTCGGCCAAATCGTTGACATGAATATAATCTCGGATGCAGGTCCCATCCGGCGTGTCATAGTCCGTGCCGAAAACAGTGATAGGTTTTTCCGGGTGACGTGCTGCACGAAGCACCAGCGGGATGAGATGGGATTCAGGATCATGCGCTTCACCTATTTCACATTCCGGGTCAGCCCCGGCAGCATTGAAATAGCGCAAGGCGCAAAAACGCAATCCATGGGCAGAGGAAAAATCTTCAAGCATCCGCTCCACCATGAATTTTGACCAGCCATACGGATTGATGGGCCACTGTGGGTGGGTCTCGGTCAGTGGTATCTCATGAGGCATGCCGTAAACGGCAGCGGTGGAGGAAAAAACAAACCGTTCACAACCATGATCGCGCATGGCTTCAAGCACGGTTAGTGTACCACACGTATTATTCCGGTAAAAACTTCCGGGATTCCTGACCGAGATGCCGACTTCGATGAACGCGGCAAAATGAATGACCCCGGCAGGATTGTATTCCTTGAAGATCCTGTCAAGCAGAGCGCGATCACTGATATCCCCCTTGATCAACGGTCCCCATTTGACGGCCCATTCATGACCATTGGAAAGATTGTCCAAAGCAATGGGAGTATAGCCTCGTGCGGCCAGCGCCTTGCATGTATGGCTCCCGATAAATCCGGCACCGCCGGTAACAAGGATGTTCTGTGTCATGATTTGTCCTGTGAAAAGATCGCATTGCATAAAAGGGAACCTGTTCGCCCCTTCCGGTAGGCAGTCCCCGCCACCCGTCTCTGAACGATTCTCTTCCCTACGAAGAGGCACATCCTTCAACCATCGTGTCTATCCAGTGATGCAGCACGGCTGCGTGGGCAGACTCGGCCAGACCATACGTGTCACCGGGAATATAAAAATTGAGTCCCCCGGAGCTACGGAGCTTATTCCCCGTATCCATGGCTGACAAAGTGATCACATCCCCGCCCAAAACACGGGCTTCCGCAGCAGCATTAAGCACATTGGGTGAATTGCCGGAACTGGAAATGCAGACCAGCATGTCACCGGGCTGCATACGCCGTCTGAGGGGTTCCGCGAAGACCTCATCATAGCTGATATCGTTGGCCACGGCTGTTATCAAGGCGAGATCAGAAAAAACTTCGGTTCTGATATGAGCGTTTTTTGCCAGATCGGCAGCCACATGGCTGGCCATGGACGCACTCGCACCATTGCCGACCAGGAAAATGGTGCCGCCTCGTTCCTTGAGGACCGAGGAGATTCTGCATAATCTTCCGAAGCCGATTTCAACATCCACCAGCTGTCCGGTGTCATCAAATATCTGGAGTCCGGCAAGGCATTCACTCAGGCATTCCACGGTTTTTGCCCAATTCATTTTCAAGAACCCTCCATAGGCTTCATTTTCCGCCGCGCTCGCAGCCCGTGCATTCCGGCCAGTCCGGTGCAGCCTCGCATGCACAAAATGCTCCAAGGCAGGACATGCCCAATTGAATAGCCGTTCTTCCACGCAGAGTCTTCCACATATGTGGGCAAACATTCAAGTCATACAGACCAGTTCCGACAAAGCCCCCCTAGTGCACGGCTGTCGGCACAACTTTCCCGGCACTGCCAAAGGCAAAGTATGCTTCTTTCATGGCAGAGCTAAAGTTCCACTCGCTTCGACCGATTAAACACTAAGTGAATGGTTTGCCCGTTTGCAATACCAAAAGTGCCAAGAATACTGTTGACAGTTTATTGACGCAATACGTAGTCTCACCAATGCGTAAAAACAGGCAAATCGCTCTATCACAAGGGCTTTCCAGTGATCTGAGCACCCCTCGGAGAGCGGCATGATGATTGCAAATGAATGTCTTCATGTTCACATTTTCCGACTCGATGCATAACTCACTGAATAAACGCGGCAATCGCTAAAATCATATCAAACTGGAGTCTTACAATGAAAAGTGCATTGGTATGCGGGGCTGGCGGCTTTATCGGCAACCACCTGATAGGTCGATTGAAAGAGAATGGATTCTGGGTTCGCGGGGTGGATATCGTGGAGCACGAATTCTGCGAGACCAAGGCAGATGATTTTGTGATCGGAGACCTGCGGGACCCCGTGGTCTGCGAGCAGTTAATGGATCGTCAATTCGACGAAGTCTACCAACTGGCCGCAGATATGGGCGGGGCGGGGTACGTCTTTGTCGGTGATAATGATGCCGACATCATGCACAATTCTGCCATGGTCAATCTGAATATGGCCTATGCAGCGGCCAAGGCGCAGTGCGGCAAAATTTTCTATTCCTCTTCGGCCTGCATCTATCCCCTGCGCAACCAGCTTAAGCCGGATGCACCGGACTGCCGCGAAGATACGGCCTATCCAGCCGATCCCGATAGCGAATATGGCTGGGAAAAGCTTTTCAGCGAACGGATGTACATGTCATTCATGCGCAACAAGGGGCTCTCCGTCCGCATCGCACGTTTTCACAATATTTTTGGGGAAGAAGGAGCCTGGACCGGTGGTCGGGAGAAATCCCCGGCAGCCATCTGCCGCAAGGTGGCCGAGACGCCTGATGGCGGTGAGATTGAAATATGGGGCGATGGCGAACAGACCCGCTCCTTCCTGCATGTACAGGAATGCATAGACGGCATGCTTCGCCTCATGGCCTCGGATCACTGCGAGCCGGTCAACATAGGCTCCGATGAAATGGTCACCATCAATCAACTGGCTGAAATGGCCATGGATATCGCGGGCAAGAAATTGACCATCAAACATATAGACGGTCCCCTTGGCGTTCGCGGACGCAATTCGGAAAACACCCTCATTGAACAGAAGATCGGCTGGAGGCCCTCCCGCCCCCTGCGTGACGGGCTGGAAAAGACCTACAGTTGGATTCTGGAACAGGTGGAAAAAAACGGAACCGGAGCATAGCCAATGAATGGAGGGAAAGCCCCCCTCGTCAGCGTGATAGTGCCCACTTACAACCAGGGGCACTATTTGCGCCAGGCCCTCGACAGCGTGATGTTCCAGGACTACCCGGAAATCGAGATCATCATCTCGAACTTCGGATCCACGGACGGGACCAGCGATATCATTCGGGATTATCTGAACACAGTGAAAACCGAACATGTGGACCCTGTCAGTCATATGGCCGAGGATGGCACCGTGGTACGGCTACCCAAAATCGCGTACCCACAAAATCGGTCCATAACCGTTCTGGACAGCACCGAAAATATCGGTGGCACCGCAGCCTATAACGAAGGATTCCAGAAGGCCACAGGGACGTACTGCATGTATCTGGTGGGCGATGACTACCTCTTGCCCAACGCCTTATCCGAATTGGTCCCTGCACTGGAGACCGGGGTGGATGTGGCCTATGCGGACATGTTCGTGGTCAACGACCAGGGACACATTCTGCACCACCTTGAAAAACCTGATTATGATTTCGCTGCATGTTTTGCCCAGTGGTTTCACCTCGGAGTCTGCCGCCTGTACCGTCGGGAATGGCATGACCGGCTCGGCTTTTATTCCACGGATTTCAGAAATGCCAATGACTATGACTTCATGCTTCGCCTGGCCGAAGCAGGGGCACTATTCAAACGGGTACCCAAGGTGCTCTACTGCACGCGTATTCATGAAAAAAGCGGTGAAGGTGAAACTGCCAACTGGCGGGACAACGGCTATGAGAACCTCCTGAGGGAGAGCAAAGAGTGCGCACAACGGGCGAGAAACCATCTTTCGCGGACGGAGGCAGAGGATGAGCGCTAAACGACTGGCCGTCATAGGGTTGGGCAAATTGGGATTATGCACGGCAGCCTGCTTTGCCCGCGCCGGATACGACGTCATCGGCATGGATGTCTCATGCGACCATGTGGACCATTTAAACATGGGGCACATCACTTTCTTCGAAGACGGTCTGGCTGAACTGCTGACCGAGGTCAACGGAAAGCTCCACTTTACCACGAGCATAACCGAAGCCGTTGAAAATTCCGATGTCTGCTTTATCATTGTCCCGACTCCTTCCCAGGCCGGGGGAGCCTTCAGCAACAAATATCTGTCACGGGTCATCAAGAGCATGGGACCGGCCCTTGCAGCACGAGAAGAGTGGTATCTGGTGGATGTGGTCTCCACAGTCATGCCCGGATCCGGCGATCAGAAACTCATCCCCCTGCTTGAAGAAGCCACGGGTAAACGGGTCGGCACTGACATCGGCTATGCCTACAACCCGGAATTCATCGCCATCGGCTCGGTTATCCGCAATTTTATCAATCCCGACGTGGTCCTCATAGGCCAGTCCGACGATCGGACCGGAGCGGAGCTGGAAACCATCTACCGCGCCACCTGTGATAACGGCCCGCACATAGCCCGGACCTCGGTCCTCAATGCGGAAATCGCCAAACTTTCCATCAATTGCTATTGCACCATGAAGATCAGCTTCGCCAATAACCTCGCCGCCATCTGCGAGCAAACCCCCGGAGCCGACGCATCAGCCATAACGGAAATACTTGGAAACGACACCAGAATTGGGGCCAAATACATCAAACCCGGTCTTGGTTTTGGCGGCCCATGCTTTCCTCGTGACAATGAAGCCTTTATCAATTTTGTCGGAAGTGTCGAAGGAGACACAGGCTTGCAACAAGCCGTGGTGGATATCAACAAGGCCCAGCCCGAACGTATTTGCCGCGCTCTCGCCAGTGCGGCGGCAAAACACGGCAATCGGATCGCCCTCCTCGGGCAGGCGTACAAGCCGTTCACCTATCTGACCGAGGAATCGCAGGCGGTGGAGATAGCCCGAAGGTTGGCCCGCAAATATCCAGACCTGGAATTGGTGGTCCACGACCCCCTGGCCAATGAGACTGGACCGTGGAAACGCGTTGATTCCCTTGAAGAATGCGTCCGCGAAGCCCACGTTGCCGCAATTCTGACGCCATGGCCCGAGTTCATGGAAACCGGCTGGCACTCCCTCCTGGCCGAGGACGGGATAGTCCTCAACTTCTGGGAATAGAGGCACAGTTATGCGCTCGGACTGCAAGGACATGCCCATGACCGCCGAGAAGCGGCAGGTATACGAATATTGGAATGAGACCGTCTGCTGCTCGACCCATGCGACCAGTGATCCGCTTTCGCGGGAATACTTCGAGGAAATAGAGCACTACAAATACTGCAACGAACCCGAGTTGCATGCCTTTGCTCAATTTTCCCGTTATCGCGGGAAAAAAGTGCTCGAAGTGGGAGTCGGAGCCGGAACCGACTTTCTGCAATGGGTGCGATGCGGTGCCGAAGCGCATGGCGTCGATCTGACCCCGGCTGCGATTGCACACACCACCACCCGTCTTGATGCCTACGGGCTGAAGGCCGCGTCGCTCGGCGTGGCCGACTGCGAACATCTTCCCTTTGATGACGGGACCTTTGATCTCGTCTACTCCTGGGGTGTCATTCATCACACCCCGGATACGGGTGCGGCCCTTTCGGAATTGATCCGCACTGTCCGCCCCGGTGGGGAAATCAAAGTCATGATTTACAATCGCCATTCTCCAGTGGCCCTGTACCGCTGGTGGAAAATGGCGGCACTCAAGGGCAAACCGTGGAAATCCCTCAACTGGGTCATGGATCATCACATGGAAAGCAAAGGGTCCAAGGCATACACCGAGGCCGAAGCCCGTGCCATGTTCGAAAGCCGTGGCACCACCCTTGAGAGCATCACCAAATATCTCACCTGCTACGATAGACGGACCCCTTTGACCAAACCCATGTCCCTGCTCATGGGACCAGAAAACATCGGCTGGTTCATGGGCATCCACGCCCGCAAACCGGAGAAAAATTGATATGACCCGCTCCAGAGGAAAGAGCATCACCGTATATGTGGGATTCCGGCCCTTTGCAGGAGAATGGCTGGAACGAAACCAGACTGTTCTCAACGCGCTCGCATGGCAGGGGCTTGATGGTCTCAAAGTCAAATTCGCCTGCTGGGATGACGAGACCGCCACCCTCGACCATGCCGAAAGACATGGATATGGGACCGTGATCACGCCATGGGTCCACCACTATCTTTTCACCGGTCCACAGCGCAGTTTCAAGGCTCTATTCGAAGCCTGTCTCACCGACTGCGACACCGATCTCTTCATCTACATTAACGGCGATATCATCCTACAACCCGGTATCCTGAACTGGTTGGCCCACCACGCCGAACCGGCCTCCTTGTACAGCATGCCCCGGCACAACTGGGAGTATACGGGATTGCTCGACACGCCGGACCAATTCGAAACAGCCCTGGCGGAGGCTGTCCCTGAAGAATGGACCGCGCTTGACCTCTTTGCCATGCATACCGAAGAAGCACGGCAAGCATTCATTCCCTTTCCACCTTTCCTGCTCACGGCCGGATCCATGGATTCCTGGCTCGTTGTCCGGGCCGGGGCCGCTGGCTGGAGACGAATCCTCATTCCTCCCCAAACCTTTCACATGCTTCATATCGAGCACGACTTCAGTCATCCGCTCAAACCGGGAGCCTCGGCAGACAAATACGCCAAATGGGCATTCAACTGCGGCATATACGCTCAGGCGACACTGGATCTCCCACAGGCAATCCGAGCGGATTCCACCCTCCAAGTCTTCGAGGGAGCCGCCGAATACGCCCGCACCAAAGGTCTGCCCACCCGTGAATATCAGAACCCCGAAGAATGCATTGAAAACACCAGGCAACACGAGGAGATACCGTGAGTGATTCTTTGAAAGCCTTTTACGATGACAGAAAAAACAGCCTCGCTTCCCTTGAACAGGATGCTCTCCTGCGCAAGACCGGCCAGGATTTTGTGGAACGCTCCATTCCCCATAAGTATACGTTCAATTTCGACTGGATGGGCCGCCCGATCATTCAACATGCCGAAGACATTCTTGCCATGCAGGAAATCATCTTCCGCATGCAGCCGGACCTGATCGTCGAGACCGGCGTGGCCCACGGCGGGTCCAGTGTTTTTTACGCCTCCATGTGCCGCCTGATGGGGAAAGGGCATGTGGTGGGCATCGATATCGATATCCGCCCGCATAACAGGCTCGCCCTGGAAGAGCACCCTATGTACGAGCATATCACGCTGATCGAGGGAAGCTCCACGGATCTTTCCGTGGTCAATCAGGTGACGGCCATGGCCAAGGACAAGCGGGTGCTGGTCATTCTGGATTCCAATCACACCCATGACCATGTCCTCCAGGAACTCCGCCTCTATTCACCGCTGACACATAAGGACGATTACCTTGTGGTCTTCGACACCATTGTTGAAAATCTTCCCGACGCGCTGGTCAATGACCGACCATGGGGCAAAGGAGACAACCCCATGACCGCCGTCAAACAGTTTCTCAAGGAAAATGGCCGGTTCGAAGTCGACCGGGAAATGGAAGCCAAGCTGATCATATCCATGGCCCCGCACGGTTATCTGCGCTGCCTGAAGGATTAACCGGCACCAAGCCGAGGAGAGACACCCGTGACACCCACTCAAACCAGTGCCCCCCAGACAGAGCTGACGCATCTGATCATCTATGCCAATGCCATATGCAACGCCCATTGTCTCATGTGTGATGTGGGCCGGGAGTCGGATATAGGCATTGCCCGACCGCTTGTTGGTGCACCCAGATACATGAGCCTTGCCCTGCTGGAAAAGCTCCTTGATGATCCCCTGGTGACAGAGCGCACTCCCCGGTGCAACGTCTATTTCGTGATGACAGAACCGCTCCTGACCCCGCACCTGCCGGAGATGCTCCGGGCGGCAAAAGAGCGGGGACACGCGGTCTTTCTGACAACCAACGGACTGTTACTGGAAAAACGGGCTGCGGAGATAGCCCCGTACATCGACAACATCCAGATCTCATTGGATGGCCCCGAAGCCGTCCATGACGCCATCAGAGGTCCGGGATTTTTTCGTGCCGCGCTCAAGGGACTTCAGGCGATTCGCGCCCTGCGACCGGATGTGGAACTCGTCATCAACACGACCATTTTCAACCGCACCGCCCCAACCCTGACCGAGTTGGCATCCATTCTCGATGACCTCGGCGTCCGTATTGACATGTTCAAGGTGCAGGGTCTCGACTATGTCTCCGGTCCGATGCAGGCCCGGCATAACGCCTGTTATCCGAAAATCGAGCAATCCGCGTCCACCGAGGGGGATGTGCTCGATTTTGACGCCATTGATTTCGACGACCTCGCCCGCCAACTCTCCGAGCTGCGAGACTGGAAACCCAGAAACATAGACAGCATAGGCTTCAAGCCCCCCTTTACCTCGGCCGATGAACTCCGTTCCTACTACACCGAAAATGGAGACAAACACGAGTCATGGCATACCTGCCTGACCCCGTTCGTCGCCATGGCCGTCAACACGGCCGGCGAATGTTTTTTCCACATCAGATGTTTCAACGGCTATCAGCTGGGGAATGCCTCGACTCAACCCCTGGCTGCTATTTTCCATGGCCACAAGGCCAATGATTTCCGCCGTCAACTCACCGAAAGTGATTTCTGTTTTCCGGCCTGCACCCGCTGTTGCGGCGTCAATCCGGTTGACAGGGTTTAGGGTTTCCGGAACCGATCACCCGTAATCAGGAGCATTTCACATGAACGAAAAAGACATCATCATCGGATATACCACCGGAGTTTTCGATCTGTTTCATGTCGGGCACCTGAACCTGCTGCGCAAGGCCAAGGCCCTGTGCGACCGGCTCATCGTCGGCGTGACCACCGATGAATTGGTCGCTTACAAAAACAAACGAGCGGTGATCCCATTTCACGAACGCATGGAAATAGTGCATAGCATCGACTACGTGGACACAGTTGTCCCACAGGAAGATATGGATAAAATGAAAGCCTGGGACAAACTTAAATTCGACATCATGTTCGTGGGCGATGATTGGCACGCAACAGAAAAATGGGAAGGATACGAAACGGAGTTCAAGCAAAAAGGCGTGAAGATCGTCTATCTGCCCTATACCAAAACGACTTCCTCCACCCTGATCAATGAAGTGCTGCTCAAACTGCGCGACAACACGCTCTAGGCCTGCTTCATGTGCGGATTTCTCGGCATAGTAGCCAGCCAGGCTCTCTCAATTGATCGCGAACGGTTTCGCCGCGCCCTGAACCTGCAAAGGCACAGGGGGCCAGATGGTTCCGGCGTGCATTGGGGCCCTCGCCACGCCCTCGGGCACAGACGGCTTTCCATCATTGACCTAAATGACCGTTCCGCACAGCCTATGTGTACCGAAGACGGGCGGTTCTGCCTCGTTTTCAATGGCGAGATATACAATTTCAAGGAAATCCGATCGCGACTGCACGGGCTGGGCCACCGCTTCTGCCGCGAAAGTGATACCGAGGTTCTGCTGCACGCCTATGAAGAATGGGGAACGGATTGTCTGGAGATGATGCAGGGCATGTTCGCCTTTGCCGTACTCGATACCGCTTCGGGAAAAGTCGTCCTGGCTCGAGACAGGCTGGGCATCAAACCACTCTATTATTCGCGCCATGGAGAGACGCTCTATTTTGCCTCGGAAATCAAATCCATCCTTGCCATGCTGGATGGCATGCCCGCATTCAATGAACGGGCTGCGGCCTCGTACCTTTCCTTTCGCCAACCCCTAGAACAGGACACCTTTTATCAGGGTATCCATTCCCTGCGTCCCGGCCACATCCTGACCTTTGACAAGGAAAGACTCCACACAATCCAGTGGTGGGATTGCGCACAATGCATCGAAGAACAGCGTGATGACAAGGGAGAGGCCTTTTATGCGGACAGACTTCGTGAACTGCTGACCTCTTCCATACGCTATCGAATGATCTCGGACGTGCCCGTGGGCGCATATCTTTCCGGGGGAGTCGATTCCAGCGCCATCGCCACGATCATGGCCGGACTGTCCTCTGATCCCGTCTCCACTTTCACCATCGGATTTACCGAAGACGGGTACAACGAATTTCCCTATGCCCGCATGGTTGCGGAACAGGCCGGGACGACGCACCACGAAATACTTCTGGGAAGCACTGCCTACATGGAAGACATGGAAAGACTGATCCGACTCAAGGACGCACCCCTTTCCGTGCCCAACGAAATCCCGTTGAACAGGATGTCCGCAGAGCTCAAACGCCACATCACCGTTGTGCTTTCCGGGGAAGGCGCGGATGAACTCTTCTGGGGATACGGCCGGATTTTCCGCTCGGCTTTCGACTACCAACGGATGGTCGCTCTGGAGAACGGCGAATATCCACCGCAGGAAGCCAGCCAACTCACTGCCGCACTGACCGCCGCCTACGGCCAGGCGATATTCCCGTCCAAGCTCGACCATTTTCTTGCCAAATACCGCTATGTTCCCTTGTGCGAACAACAGCGCCTGCTCGATAAGGATGTGGTCCGATCCGCTGAGGTCATGCACCGAAAGACCTTTTCCCGTCTCTTTCGGACAGCCGGGGACGACTACGCCAACAACATCGCTTATGCCTTCACCAAAATACACCTTGAGGGGCTGTTGCGCCGCGTGGATTCCTCCACCATGGCGACTTCGGTTGAAGCCCGTGTTCCCTTCCTGGACCATCGGTTGGTGGAATTCGCCTTCAGCGTGCCTTCGCACCACAAGTTACGCTGGAAATCTCCCGAGGCAGAGCAGGCCGGGAAACTGCTGGCAGCCGATGATATCTCCGAACACCTCGATATACCCAAGTACATCCTGAAAAAATCGGCATCGAAACTTCTTCCCCATGACATTCTGTATCGAAAAAAGCAGGGATTCCCGGTCCCGCTTGATCAATGGGCCGGAGGCGACCTCAAAGACAAGGCTTCAGAAATCCTGCTCTCGCAAGAAGCACGACAGCGAGGTCTCTATGAGATGAAAAACATGAAGAAACTCGTCGCCAACCTCGGTCCTCGGACTCCCCACAAGGATGCCCTAAAAGTCTGGATGCTCCTGAATCTCGAAGTATTTCTCTCCACCTGTTTCACAAGGCCGGTCCTGTAATGCCTCTTGTCCACTTCCTCATAAAATGGACCAGAATATACTGGTTCAGATTGCTGAAAAGAATCTGCCTGAGCCACACTCGCTCTCAGAAGCTGTGGGTCTTCGGCGCGAGGGAAAGATTCCGCTATGACGAAAACTCGAAGCACCTTTTCGAATATGTCAATCGGCATAGGCCAGATATCCACGCGGTCTGGCTGACGCGCGACCCGGCCATACGGCACCACCTGCGGGCACAAGGACTGGATGCGCGCATGTCCCACAGCATCGGCGGCTACACGGCGCAGTTCATGGCGGGCATATCGTTTGTGAACGTCTCATATCGGGATGTGAACTGGTTTCTGCTCTATGGATGCCCCGTGGTCCAACTCTGGCACGGCACCCCCATGATGGAGAACGACCTCAAATATCTTGGGGAAGAATACGCTTTCGTGACCCTTGCTTCCGAAGAATTCCTGACAAAGCAACACCTTGGTGACCCGAAGGTCTTTGATTTTCGACTCACGGGCTACCCTCGGGCTGACAGCCTTGCCCGAACGGACATCGCCCCGGCAGTCAAACATCTCAAGCAACGATACGGATTTGATAAACTGGTCCTCTACGTGCCCACACATCGCAGACCACCGCAATGGGACGGCAAAGGAAAACCTGTCGTCGAATATGGACTCTTCGGTCCCTATGGCTTTGATTTCCATGCCATGGAAGCCCTTATGGAAAAGCACAATGCCCTGTTCGTTCTCAAGCTCCACCCCCTGCAACCTTTTGCGGACGCGGCATCGGCAGAACACTTCGAAAACAGCTCCTTCATGCATCTGGCAGCCCATGACGACCCGTTGGCGGACGTCTTCGACTTCATGCGATCCACGGATGTCCTGATAACGGATTTTTCATCCATCTATTTCGATTTCCTACTCCTTGACCGCCCGGTGATTTTCACGCCTTTTGATATCAAGGAGATGGAGTCTACACGGAAATTCAGGTTCGACTACAACGAGATTACCCCCGGTCCCCAGGCTCACGACTGGCCGGAGACACTCAGACATCTCGACCAGATACTCAATGGCGCGGACGAATTCAGCGAGTCACGACAGCGCGTCTGTCGCCGTTTCAATCACCACGGAGACAACAACAGGTGTTCCCGCGTTGTCAATGAAGCCATGCAGTATCTCCTGACCATGGAAAGCAAAAGCAAGGAACAATCATGACATTCGTCATACTGACATTCAATTACATCCCCTTCATCGAGTCTCTTTACCGAGCCAATCCCGACTTGCGGGACATGCCTTATGCAG comes from the Pseudodesulfovibrio piezophilus C1TLV30 genome and includes:
- a CDS encoding nucleotide sugar dehydrogenase, which translates into the protein MSAKRLAVIGLGKLGLCTAACFARAGYDVIGMDVSCDHVDHLNMGHITFFEDGLAELLTEVNGKLHFTTSITEAVENSDVCFIIVPTPSQAGGAFSNKYLSRVIKSMGPALAAREEWYLVDVVSTVMPGSGDQKLIPLLEEATGKRVGTDIGYAYNPEFIAIGSVIRNFINPDVVLIGQSDDRTGAELETIYRATCDNGPHIARTSVLNAEIAKLSINCYCTMKISFANNLAAICEQTPGADASAITEILGNDTRIGAKYIKPGLGFGGPCFPRDNEAFINFVGSVEGDTGLQQAVVDINKAQPERICRALASAAAKHGNRIALLGQAYKPFTYLTEESQAVEIARRLARKYPDLELVVHDPLANETGPWKRVDSLEECVREAHVAAILTPWPEFMETGWHSLLAEDGIVLNFWE
- a CDS encoding glycosyltransferase, which produces MNGGKAPLVSVIVPTYNQGHYLRQALDSVMFQDYPEIEIIISNFGSTDGTSDIIRDYLNTVKTEHVDPVSHMAEDGTVVRLPKIAYPQNRSITVLDSTENIGGTAAYNEGFQKATGTYCMYLVGDDYLLPNALSELVPALETGVDVAYADMFVVNDQGHILHHLEKPDYDFAACFAQWFHLGVCRLYRREWHDRLGFYSTDFRNANDYDFMLRLAEAGALFKRVPKVLYCTRIHEKSGEGETANWRDNGYENLLRESKECAQRARNHLSRTEAEDER
- a CDS encoding class I SAM-dependent methyltransferase produces the protein MTAEKRQVYEYWNETVCCSTHATSDPLSREYFEEIEHYKYCNEPELHAFAQFSRYRGKKVLEVGVGAGTDFLQWVRCGAEAHGVDLTPAAIAHTTTRLDAYGLKAASLGVADCEHLPFDDGTFDLVYSWGVIHHTPDTGAALSELIRTVRPGGEIKVMIYNRHSPVALYRWWKMAALKGKPWKSLNWVMDHHMESKGSKAYTEAEARAMFESRGTTLESITKYLTCYDRRTPLTKPMSLLMGPENIGWFMGIHARKPEKN
- a CDS encoding adenylyltransferase/cytidyltransferase family protein; its protein translation is MNEKDIIIGYTTGVFDLFHVGHLNLLRKAKALCDRLIVGVTTDELVAYKNKRAVIPFHERMEIVHSIDYVDTVVPQEDMDKMKAWDKLKFDIMFVGDDWHATEKWEGYETEFKQKGVKIVYLPYTKTTSSTLINEVLLKLRDNTL
- a CDS encoding cephalosporin hydroxylase family protein — protein: MSDSLKAFYDDRKNSLASLEQDALLRKTGQDFVERSIPHKYTFNFDWMGRPIIQHAEDILAMQEIIFRMQPDLIVETGVAHGGSSVFYASMCRLMGKGHVVGIDIDIRPHNRLALEEHPMYEHITLIEGSSTDLSVVNQVTAMAKDKRVLVILDSNHTHDHVLQELRLYSPLTHKDDYLVVFDTIVENLPDALVNDRPWGKGDNPMTAVKQFLKENGRFEVDREMEAKLIISMAPHGYLRCLKD
- a CDS encoding radical SAM protein, whose translation is MTPTQTSAPQTELTHLIIYANAICNAHCLMCDVGRESDIGIARPLVGAPRYMSLALLEKLLDDPLVTERTPRCNVYFVMTEPLLTPHLPEMLRAAKERGHAVFLTTNGLLLEKRAAEIAPYIDNIQISLDGPEAVHDAIRGPGFFRAALKGLQAIRALRPDVELVINTTIFNRTAPTLTELASILDDLGVRIDMFKVQGLDYVSGPMQARHNACYPKIEQSASTEGDVLDFDAIDFDDLARQLSELRDWKPRNIDSIGFKPPFTSADELRSYYTENGDKHESWHTCLTPFVAMAVNTAGECFFHIRCFNGYQLGNASTQPLAAIFHGHKANDFRRQLTESDFCFPACTRCCGVNPVDRV
- a CDS encoding D-sedoheptulose-7-phosphate isomerase, producing MNWAKTVECLSECLAGLQIFDDTGQLVDVEIGFGRLCRISSVLKERGGTIFLVGNGASASMASHVAADLAKNAHIRTEVFSDLALITAVANDISYDEVFAEPLRRRMQPGDMLVCISSSGNSPNVLNAAAEARVLGGDVITLSAMDTGNKLRSSGGLNFYIPGDTYGLAESAHAAVLHHWIDTMVEGCASS
- the galE gene encoding UDP-glucose 4-epimerase GalE; this encodes MTQNILVTGGAGFIGSHTCKALAARGYTPIALDNLSNGHEWAVKWGPLIKGDISDRALLDRIFKEYNPAGVIHFAAFIEVGISVRNPGSFYRNNTCGTLTVLEAMRDHGCERFVFSSTAAVYGMPHEIPLTETHPQWPINPYGWSKFMVERMLEDFSSAHGLRFCALRYFNAAGADPECEIGEAHDPESHLIPLVLRAARHPEKPITVFGTDYDTPDGTCIRDYIHVNDLADAHIRALDYLAGNDSVAINLGTGTGNSVQEIIEAAREVTGAAIEPNLGIRRAGDPPRLVADRALAREKLGWEPHYTGIIETIRHAWQWMNRA
- a CDS encoding NAD-dependent epimerase/dehydratase family protein — its product is MKSALVCGAGGFIGNHLIGRLKENGFWVRGVDIVEHEFCETKADDFVIGDLRDPVVCEQLMDRQFDEVYQLAADMGGAGYVFVGDNDADIMHNSAMVNLNMAYAAAKAQCGKIFYSSSACIYPLRNQLKPDAPDCREDTAYPADPDSEYGWEKLFSERMYMSFMRNKGLSVRIARFHNIFGEEGAWTGGREKSPAAICRKVAETPDGGEIEIWGDGEQTRSFLHVQECIDGMLRLMASDHCEPVNIGSDEMVTINQLAEMAMDIAGKKLTIKHIDGPLGVRGRNSENTLIEQKIGWRPSRPLRDGLEKTYSWILEQVEKNGTGA